A window of the Kosakonia sp. BYX6 genome harbors these coding sequences:
- the kdpB gene encoding potassium-transporting ATPase subunit KdpB, protein MSRKQLALFEPKLVRQALIDSLTKLSPQVQWRNPVMFIVWMGSLLTTVLAVAMASGHLDGSALFTGAVSLWLWVTVLFANFAEALAEGRSKAQANSLKGVKKTAFARKLRAPQHDAQIDHVPAEDLRKGDVVLVEAGDIIPCDGEVIEGGASVDESAITGESAPVIRESGGDFASVTGGTRILSDWLVIQCSVNPGETFLDRMIAMVEGAQRRKTPNEIALTILLVALTIVFLLATATLWPFSIYGGTPVSVTVLVALLVCLIPTTIGGLLSAIGVAGMSRMLGANVIATSGRAVEAAGDVDVLLLDKTGTITLGNRQASEFLPAQGVDEKTLADAAQLSSLADETPEGRSIVILAKQRFNLRERDMQSLQATFVPFTAQTRMSGINVQDRMIRKGSVDAIRRHIEANGGHFPADVDALVERVARQGATPLVVAEGAKVLGIIALKDIVKGGIKERFAELRKMGIKTVMITGDNRLTAAAIAAEAGVDDFLAEATPEAKLALIRQYQAEGRLVAMTGDGTNDAPALAQADVAVAMNSGTQAAKEAGNMVDLDSNPTKLIEVVHIGKQMLMTRGSLTTFSIANDVAKYFAIIPAAFAATYPQLNTLNVMHLHSPASAILSAVIFNALVIVFLIPLALKGVSYKPLTASAMLRRNLWIYGLGGLVVPFIGIKAIDLVLMLFGLV, encoded by the coding sequence ATGAGTCGCAAACAACTGGCGCTGTTCGAACCGAAGCTGGTTCGCCAGGCGCTGATCGATTCCCTGACCAAGTTAAGCCCGCAGGTGCAGTGGCGTAACCCGGTGATGTTTATTGTCTGGATGGGCAGCCTGCTCACCACGGTACTGGCTGTCGCTATGGCGAGCGGTCATCTCGACGGCAGCGCGCTGTTTACCGGCGCGGTCAGCCTGTGGTTATGGGTCACCGTGTTGTTCGCCAACTTCGCCGAAGCGCTGGCGGAGGGGCGCAGTAAAGCGCAGGCCAATAGCCTGAAAGGCGTGAAGAAAACCGCGTTCGCCCGCAAACTGCGCGCGCCGCAGCACGATGCGCAAATCGACCATGTTCCGGCGGAGGATTTACGTAAAGGCGACGTGGTGCTGGTCGAAGCGGGCGACATTATTCCCTGCGATGGCGAAGTGATCGAAGGCGGCGCGTCAGTGGATGAAAGCGCGATCACCGGTGAATCCGCACCGGTTATCCGTGAATCCGGCGGCGATTTCGCTTCCGTTACTGGCGGCACGCGCATTCTTTCCGATTGGCTGGTGATCCAGTGCAGCGTGAACCCCGGAGAAACCTTTCTCGATCGCATGATAGCCATGGTGGAAGGCGCGCAGCGTCGCAAAACGCCAAACGAAATCGCGCTGACCATTTTGCTGGTGGCGCTGACCATTGTCTTCCTGCTGGCCACCGCCACGCTGTGGCCGTTTTCGATTTACGGCGGCACGCCGGTGAGCGTAACGGTGCTGGTCGCGCTGCTGGTTTGCCTGATCCCCACCACCATTGGCGGGCTGTTGTCGGCTATTGGTGTCGCCGGAATGAGCCGCATGCTCGGCGCGAACGTGATTGCCACCAGCGGGCGCGCGGTGGAAGCCGCAGGAGACGTCGATGTGTTGTTGCTGGATAAGACCGGCACCATCACCCTCGGCAACCGCCAGGCATCCGAGTTTTTACCCGCGCAAGGCGTGGATGAAAAAACGCTGGCCGATGCCGCGCAGCTCTCATCGCTGGCGGATGAAACGCCCGAAGGCCGCAGTATTGTGATTCTGGCGAAACAGCGCTTCAACTTGCGCGAGCGCGATATGCAAAGCCTGCAAGCCACGTTCGTGCCGTTTACCGCGCAAACCCGCATGAGCGGCATCAACGTGCAGGACCGGATGATCCGCAAAGGGTCTGTCGATGCAATTCGTCGCCATATTGAGGCCAATGGCGGCCACTTTCCCGCGGATGTCGATGCGCTCGTTGAACGCGTAGCACGCCAGGGCGCAACGCCGTTGGTGGTGGCGGAAGGCGCGAAAGTGCTGGGCATTATCGCGCTGAAAGACATTGTGAAAGGCGGCATTAAGGAGCGTTTTGCCGAGCTTCGCAAAATGGGCATCAAAACGGTGATGATCACCGGCGATAACCGATTAACGGCAGCGGCAATTGCCGCAGAAGCCGGGGTGGATGATTTTCTCGCCGAAGCGACGCCGGAAGCGAAACTGGCGCTGATCCGCCAATACCAGGCGGAAGGTCGGCTGGTGGCGATGACCGGCGATGGCACCAACGACGCGCCCGCACTGGCGCAGGCCGATGTGGCGGTGGCGATGAACTCCGGTACGCAGGCCGCCAAAGAGGCGGGCAATATGGTGGATCTCGATTCCAACCCCACCAAGCTGATTGAAGTGGTGCATATCGGCAAACAGATGCTGATGACGCGCGGTTCGCTGACCACCTTCAGCATCGCCAACGATGTGGCGAAATACTTCGCCATTATCCCGGCGGCGTTTGCCGCGACCTATCCGCAACTGAACACGCTGAACGTGATGCACCTGCACTCCCCTGCTTCGGCGATTTTAAGCGCGGTGATTTTTAACGCGCTGGTGATTGTGTTTCTGATCCCGCTGGCGTTGAAAGGGGTGAGCTACAAACCGCTCACCGCGTCGGCGATGCTGCGCCGCAACCTGTGGATTTACGGGCTGGGTGGTCTGGTTGTGCCGTTTATCGGCATCAAAGCCATCGATCTTGTCCTTATGCTGTTCGGCCTGGTTTAA
- the kdpC gene encoding potassium-transporting ATPase subunit KdpC produces MALLRPAFLLLLLLTLITGGLYPLVTTALGQWWFQDQANGSLLHEGNTVRGSRLLGQDFSAPGYFHGRPSATADAPYNPMASGGSNLAGSNPELDKQVAQRVAQLRAENPQAEAQVPVELMTASASGLDGQLSPKAAAWQIPRVAQARKLSIQDVTTLVAQHTSTPLVNFIGQPVVNVVELNLALDALKDK; encoded by the coding sequence ATGGCTTTATTACGTCCCGCATTTTTGCTTTTACTCCTGCTGACGTTAATTACCGGAGGGCTGTACCCGCTGGTGACCACCGCGCTGGGGCAGTGGTGGTTTCAGGATCAGGCCAACGGCTCGCTGTTGCACGAAGGCAACACGGTGCGCGGCTCGCGTTTGTTAGGTCAGGACTTTAGCGCGCCGGGTTATTTTCATGGACGCCCTTCCGCAACTGCCGACGCGCCTTATAATCCAATGGCGTCTGGCGGCAGCAACCTGGCGGGCAGCAACCCGGAACTGGATAAACAAGTGGCCCAGCGCGTGGCGCAATTGCGGGCTGAAAATCCGCAGGCGGAAGCGCAAGTGCCGGTCGAGTTGATGACCGCTTCGGCGAGCGGCCTTGATGGGCAACTGTCGCCAAAGGCCGCCGCATGGCAAATCCCACGCGTGGCGCAGGCGCGTAAGTTATCGATTCAGGATGTGACAACACTGGTGGCGCAACATACCTCGACGCCGCTGGTGAATTTCATCGGGCAACCGGTCGTCAATGTGGTTGAACTTAATCTGGCGCTGGATGCGCTCAAGGACAAATAA
- the kdpD gene encoding two-component system sensor histidine kinase KdpD: MTDEPLRPNPDRLLEHAANAHRGKLKIFFGACAGVGKTYAMLQEAQRLRAQGLDILPGVVETHGRKETAALLEGLALQPVRRIHHRGRWVEEFDLDAALARRPALILMDELAHSNAPGSRHPKRWQDVEELLEAGIDVFTTVNVQHLESLNDVVSGVTGIQVRETVPDPFFDSADEIVLVDLPPDDLRQRLHEGKVYIGGQAERAIEHFFRKGNLIALRELALRRTADRVDDQMRAWRDRQGEEKVWHTRDAILLCIGHGAANEKLIRTAARLAAKLGSAWHAVYVETPTLHKLPEPQRRAILNALHLAQELGAETATLSDPVEDKAILRYAREHNLGKILIGRREKRRGWRRESFAEKLAQRAPDLDLVIIARQETPQPLPARAGDSRPFIERWRVQLKGCAVALALCAAITLIALQWLTAFDATNLVMIYLLGVVLVALFYGRWPSAFATVINVVSFDLFFIAPRGTLAVSDVQYLLTFGVMLTVGLVIGNLTAGVRYQARVARYREQRTRQLYEMSKALAVGRNNQDIAATCETFIHSTFDAHSKVLLPDAAGKLVALTPTHGMTPWDDAIARWSFDKGQPAGAGTDTLPGVPYQILPLKSTEKVHGLLIVEPANLRQLMIPEQQRLLETFTLLVTNALERQALATSEEQARLASERESIRNSLLAALSHDLRTPLTVLFGQAEILTLDLASEGSKHAPQASEIRQHVLNTTRLVNNLLDMARIQSGGFNLKREWLTLEEVVGSALRTLEPGSGGQHIALSLPDPLMLVHVDGPLFERVLINLLENAVKYAGSRAEIGISAHSTAEQWTLEVWDNGPGIPPGQQTAIFEKFARGTKESAIPGVGLGLAICQAIIEVHGGTISAHNRPQGGALFRVTLARETPPQLDELPEDL; the protein is encoded by the coding sequence ATGACTGATGAGCCTTTGCGCCCCAATCCCGACCGGCTGCTGGAACATGCCGCCAACGCGCACCGGGGAAAGCTGAAGATCTTTTTCGGTGCCTGCGCCGGGGTGGGCAAAACTTACGCCATGTTGCAGGAAGCCCAGCGGCTGCGGGCGCAGGGGCTGGATATTTTGCCGGGCGTGGTGGAAACCCACGGGCGCAAAGAGACTGCCGCCCTGCTGGAAGGGCTTGCCCTCCAACCGGTGCGGCGCATTCATCATCGTGGCCGTTGGGTTGAAGAGTTTGATCTGGACGCCGCCCTTGCGCGGCGTCCAGCGTTGATTTTGATGGACGAACTGGCACACAGCAACGCGCCCGGTTCACGTCACCCGAAACGCTGGCAGGACGTTGAAGAGTTGCTGGAAGCCGGTATCGATGTTTTTACCACCGTCAACGTTCAGCATCTGGAAAGCCTCAACGATGTGGTCAGCGGCGTAACCGGTATTCAGGTACGCGAAACTGTGCCGGATCCTTTTTTCGACAGCGCCGACGAAATCGTGCTGGTAGATCTGCCGCCGGACGATCTGCGCCAGCGCCTGCACGAAGGCAAAGTCTATATTGGCGGCCAGGCCGAGCGTGCCATCGAACACTTCTTTCGCAAAGGCAACCTGATTGCGCTGCGTGAACTGGCGCTGCGCCGTACGGCCGATCGCGTGGACGATCAAATGCGCGCCTGGCGCGACCGCCAGGGTGAGGAGAAAGTCTGGCACACGCGCGACGCCATTTTGCTGTGCATCGGGCATGGCGCGGCCAATGAAAAGTTGATCCGCACCGCCGCGCGTCTGGCGGCAAAGCTCGGCAGTGCCTGGCACGCGGTATATGTCGAAACGCCGACGTTGCATAAATTACCGGAGCCGCAACGGCGGGCGATTTTAAACGCCCTGCACCTTGCTCAGGAACTCGGCGCAGAGACCGCCACCCTTTCCGACCCGGTAGAAGATAAAGCGATACTGCGTTACGCCCGTGAGCATAATCTCGGCAAAATTTTGATTGGTCGCCGCGAAAAACGCCGCGGGTGGCGCCGGGAGTCGTTTGCCGAAAAGCTGGCTCAGCGCGCACCGGATCTCGACCTGGTGATTATCGCCCGACAAGAGACGCCACAGCCCTTGCCTGCTCGCGCAGGGGATTCGCGCCCGTTTATCGAGCGCTGGCGGGTGCAATTAAAAGGTTGCGCAGTCGCGCTGGCGCTGTGTGCGGCAATTACGCTGATTGCCTTGCAGTGGCTGACGGCCTTTGATGCCACCAATCTCGTGATGATCTACCTGCTTGGGGTGGTGCTGGTGGCGCTGTTTTATGGCCGCTGGCCGTCGGCGTTCGCCACGGTTATCAACGTGGTCAGCTTCGATCTGTTTTTTATCGCGCCGCGCGGCACGCTGGCGGTTTCCGATGTGCAGTATCTGCTGACCTTCGGCGTGATGCTGACCGTTGGCCTGGTGATCGGGAATTTGACCGCTGGGGTGCGCTACCAGGCGCGCGTGGCGCGGTATCGCGAGCAACGCACCCGCCAGCTGTACGAAATGTCGAAAGCGCTGGCGGTCGGGCGCAACAATCAGGATATCGCCGCCACCTGCGAAACGTTTATTCATTCCACGTTCGATGCGCACAGCAAAGTGTTGCTGCCGGATGCCGCCGGGAAATTGGTGGCGTTAACGCCAACGCACGGCATGACGCCGTGGGATGATGCCATTGCCCGTTGGAGTTTTGATAAAGGCCAACCCGCCGGCGCCGGAACCGATACCCTGCCCGGCGTGCCGTATCAAATTTTGCCGCTAAAAAGCACGGAGAAAGTGCACGGGTTATTGATTGTCGAACCGGCGAATCTACGCCAATTGATGATTCCCGAGCAACAACGCCTGCTGGAAACCTTTACACTGCTGGTTACCAATGCGCTGGAGCGCCAGGCGTTGGCCACCAGCGAAGAGCAGGCGCGACTCGCCAGCGAACGAGAAAGTATTCGCAATTCGCTGCTGGCGGCGCTTTCGCATGATCTGCGCACGCCATTAACGGTGCTGTTTGGTCAAGCGGAGATCCTGACGCTGGATCTCGCCAGTGAAGGGTCGAAGCACGCGCCGCAGGCCAGCGAAATCCGCCAGCATGTGCTGAACACTACGCGGCTGGTGAATAACCTGCTGGATATGGCGCGTATTCAATCCGGCGGCTTTAATTTGAAGCGAGAGTGGCTGACGCTGGAAGAGGTGGTCGGCAGCGCGTTACGTACACTCGAACCGGGGTCTGGCGGCCAGCATATTGCGCTGTCGCTTCCCGACCCACTGATGTTGGTGCATGTCGATGGCCCGTTGTTTGAGCGTGTGCTGATTAATCTGCTGGAAAATGCGGTGAAATATGCCGGAAGCCGGGCAGAGATCGGGATCAGTGCGCACAGCACTGCCGAGCAGTGGACGCTGGAAGTTTGGGATAATGGGCCGGGGATCCCGCCGGGCCAGCAGACGGCGATTTTTGAGAAATTCGCGCGCGGCACGAAAGAGTCGGCGATCCCCGGCGTGGGGCTGGGGCTGGCGATTTGCCAGGCGATTATCGAGGTGCACGGCGGTACGATCAGCGCCCACAACCGCCCGCAAGGCGGCGCGCTGTTTCGTGTTACACTCGCCCGCGAAACGCCGCCGCAACTGGATGAATTACCTGAGGATCTGTGA
- the kdpE gene encoding two-component system response regulator KdpE codes for MINVLIVEDEQAIRRFLRTALEAEGLRVYEAETLQRGLLEAATRKPDLVILDLGLPDGDGLDFILDVRQWSQMPIIVLSARIEESDKIAALDAGADDYLSKPFGIGELQARLRVALRRHAATTPGEPVVTFSDIRVDLANRRIQRADEEIHLTPIEFRLLAVLLNNHGKVLTQRQLLSQVWGPNAVEHSHYLRIYMGHLRQKLEADPARPHHLLTETGIGYRFML; via the coding sequence GTGATTAACGTTCTGATTGTCGAAGATGAACAAGCCATCCGCCGTTTTCTGCGCACCGCGCTGGAAGCCGAAGGGTTACGCGTGTACGAAGCCGAAACATTGCAACGCGGTTTGCTCGAAGCGGCGACACGTAAGCCCGATCTGGTCATTCTCGATCTAGGGCTGCCGGATGGCGATGGTCTCGATTTTATCCTCGATGTGCGCCAGTGGAGCCAGATGCCGATTATCGTGTTGTCGGCGAGAATTGAAGAGAGCGACAAGATTGCCGCGCTGGATGCCGGTGCCGATGATTACCTCAGTAAACCGTTCGGCATTGGCGAGTTGCAGGCGCGGTTGCGCGTCGCGCTGCGTCGGCACGCTGCCACTACGCCGGGTGAACCGGTGGTCACCTTTTCTGATATTCGCGTTGATCTGGCCAACCGCCGTATTCAGCGCGCTGATGAAGAGATTCATCTGACGCCAATTGAGTTTCGCCTGCTGGCGGTGCTGCTGAATAACCATGGCAAAGTGCTGACTCAACGGCAGTTGCTCAGCCAGGTGTGGGGGCCAAACGCCGTCGAGCACAGCCATTATTTGCGCATTTATATGGGTCATCTGCGGCAAAAGCTGGAAGCCGATCCAGCCCGCCCTCACCATTTATTAACGGAAACCGGGATTGGTTACCGGTTTATGCTGTAA